The genomic stretch TCCccttgttttatattattattttttcccctttaccATTGGACTTTATATAATACACCACCAATAAATACCTAaacttaatataaatatacacgtttacattataaacacacacaccaccaccaatCATCAGTGCGTTTCAGAATAACTAGGAGAGCTAGGCCTATACGATAGGTGAAGAAGATAAATTGTGGGGCTGTGtgattaatataaaaaacactcaCCTGCTGGCCACGaggccacacacacaatctcacagTCCGTGTTTGATACGTCCTACCGCCATCTATCAGGACATCTATCAGGACATCTATCAGGACATCTATCAGGCCATCTATCAGGACATCTATCAGGCCATCTATCAGGACATCTATCAGGCCATCTATCAGGACATCTATCAGGACATCTATCAGGACATCTATCAGGCCATCTATCAGGACATCTATCAGGACATCTATCAGGACATCTATCAGGACATCTATCAGGACATCTATCAGGCCATCTATCAGGACATCTATCAGGACATCTATCAGGACATCTATCAGGACATCTATCAGGACATCTATCAGGACATCTATCAGGCCATCTATCAGGACATCTATCAGGACATCTATCTCTATCAGGATCATCAGGACATCTATCAGGACATCTATCAGGACATCTATCAGGACATCTATCAGGACATCTATCAGGACATCTATCAGGACATCTATCAGGCCATCTATCAGGACATCTATCAGGACATCTATCAGGACATCTATCAGGCCATCTATCAGGACATCTATCAGGACATCTATCAGGACATCTATCAGGACATCTATCAGGACATCTATCAGGACATCTATCAGGACATCTATCAGGACATCTATCAGGCCATCTATCAGGACATCTATCAGGCCATCTATCAGGACATCTATCAGGACATCTATCAGGACATCTATCAGGCCTGCGAGGTGACGGGCCGCTTGTAGCTGGAGAGAGAGTCTCTGATGACCGACCATCTCAGCACATCTCACATCATTGTCTATGTGGGATTGATGTTTAATCCATTTTTATGGTGAAGGGCAATCATCGGTCCAGATTTAGTGAAGGCTATCTCTTCCTTTGCATCACATACGCTGTTACATGTGACCTTCAGCTGCCGGAGCGTCCTGATCAGAGACACCGTGCCCGGgttattgttatattgttatattattatattattatatatacatttatatttacatcgCGACATCGAGAATGCCGAACGGACTCGCTGTGTTTTACCACAGCATCCCGTTTTAGATGAGGGTTCCGGTTCTAAACAGAGAAGAGCCTGCCATTGCCGATGGGCTTCCTTACAACATTTACAGAACATCTTCATGTTCTCGGCATCATAAAGTAGCCAACCGAATCCTTCAACCAGTCGGGGTTGAATTTGTAGACTTTATCGACTACAGTAACTTTCTCCACTCTAACCTTCTTCCTGGCGatttcttcatcttcctctcttcctctgtttgtttgtgttttcccatCATTCTTTTTGAAAAACGCAGTTATGCtttgcatatttgttttagCTTAGTAGTTAGCGGTGTTGAGATGTGCAATAATATCACATACAGCgacatataaacaaaaaaccaTGCACGAAGAATGCAGAGTGAATTACAGTGTGGTGAACAGTCAGAGTGACGTTGTACGTTGTACGCTCATATCAGCGCTGCAGAGCTCGAAATAAAAAACGCTGAAATATTCActgaaggattatcttatcttatcttatcttctcttctcttctcttctcttctcttctcttctcttctcttctcttctcttatgGATGAATCTGAGCGACACTATACTCTATAAGAGGAAGCCTCTGTTTCTGTGACATCATGTTTCTGGCTCTTATGTAACGTCGTCGTGTTTGTGGTTTCCATGGTTATTGAACGCAtctcccagtgtgtgtgttgttcaaaACCAGCTCGTGTCCGTGAAGCCTTTAACACTGATCATCAGAGAGAACTGATCACCAGAGAGAACTGATCATCAGAGAGAACTGATCATCAGAGAGAACTGATCACCAGAGAGAACTGATCACCAGAGAGAACTGATCATCAGAGAGAACTGATCACCAGAGAGAACTGATCACCAGAGAGAACTGATCACCAGAGAGAACTGATCACCAGAGAGAACTGATCACCAGAGAGAACAAGATGCTGCTGAGTCAAAGGAGGAGCAGATGTCTGGTGAGACAGACActcaatcaataatcaataacttcATGTAAAGCTCCATCGCTCCTTTATTAGACAGTAGTTTAATCTGTGGAGATctataaactgtaaaataaactgCTTTGGGAACCATCGCcatggaaacacaaaaacaaaaaaagtattgtgtttaaaactgaagtaggattagaaataaataacattaaaaaatattattcagGGTTTTGAGagtataattaaataatatatcatcataaattaatgttaatttagCTTAATCCGTTCTTTTTTATAATAGCCAAAACGaattcattttcacagttttctgaCTATATTTGgacctatttatttatttatctagacttattattattatttattgtattattattattttattgttgttttatttattattattattagtagtagtagtagtagtacctcaGGATGAGTAACCTGATGATGAACATTGTTTTAGAAAGCGTattagaattgtttttttacgttttattatattttattatgttttattatgttttgtcaactttgtttatgtttatgtttcatttgGCTTCAACACTAATTTCCTCTCGTGGCAAAATAAGGTTAAAGACAATGAAACTTGgtttcaaactgtatttttctgtaataGAAATCTTATTGAATAAATAATCcgttaaatgaaaacatttatgaagagtttaactctcacacacagtcaGCTGATCGGCTTCATtgatctgttttatttcatgttttatttctgtgtgaaacAGAGAGCAAAGTTCCCGTCCTCCAGGCCGGCGGACCAGCTGATCCTGGACAGACAGAAGCAGGACGCCGTCAGAGACCAGGTCCTGGACTTCACAAAGAACCAGCAGTCCTGGGACATCAAGACCTCGTGGCTGAAGAGTTCAGACCGACGTTTCCTGAGAGGAACCGTCCAGAGACGAGTCCAAACCGCTCTGAACCAACAGGAAGTCCACATGGACGAGAGGAGAGACAGGTTGACTGCTTCTgctctctttatgtctctttatgtctcattatgtctctttatgtttcattatgtctctttatgtctctttatgtctcattatgtctcattatgtctctttatgtctcattatgtctcattatgtctcattatgtctctttatgtttcattatgtctcattatgtctcatgtttcattatgtctcattatgtctcattatgtctctttatgtctcattatgtctctttatgtctcattatgtctcattatgtctctttatgtctctttatgtctcattatgtctctttatgtctctttatgtctctttatgtttcattatgtctcattatgtctcattatgtctctttatgtctcattatgtctcattatgtctcattatgtctctttatgtttcataatgtctcattatgtctctttatgtctcatcatgtctctttatgtctctttatgtctcattatgtctcattatgtctcatgtctatgtctctttatgtctcattatgtctctttatgtctcattatgtctctttatgtctcattatgtctctttatgtctcattatgtctcattatgtctctttatgtctctttatgtctcattatgtctcatGTCTCTCTTATGtattatgtctctttatgtctctttatgtctcattatgtctctttatgtctctttatgtctcattatgtctcattatgtctcattatgtctctttatgtctctttatgtctctttatgtctcattatgtctcattatgtctcattatgtctctttatgtctcattatgtctcattatgtctcattatgtctctttatgtctcattatgtctctttatgtctcattatgtctctttatgtctcattatgtctcattatgtctctttatgtctcattatgtctcattatgtctctcttatgtctcattatgtctctttatgtctcattatgtctctttatgtctcattatgtctcattatgtctctttatgtctcattatgtctctttatgtctctttatgtttcattatgtctctttatgtctcatgtctctttatgtctcattatgtctctttatgtctcattatgtctcattatgtctcattatgtctctttatgtctctttatgtctcattatgtctcattatgtctcattatgtctctttatgtctcattatgtctcattatgtctctttatgtctctttatgtctcattatgtctctttatgtctcattatgtctctttatgtctcattatgtctctttatgtctcattatgtctcattatgtctcatatgtttcatgtctctttatgtctcattatgtctcattatgtctctttatgtctcattatgtctcattatgtctaTTTTTATCAAGAACATCTACTCAAGTACTGGACACTTATGATACTTCTGGACTTTGATCTTACCTCTCTACCTGTCTTACCTTTCTACATCTGTGTctcaacctgtctgtctccatacTATCtagtctctccacctgtctgtcctcacctgtctctctccacccgtctctctccacctgtctgtcctcacctgtctctctccacccgtctctctccacctgtctgtcctcacctgtctctctccacctgtctgtcctcacctgtctctctccacccgtctctctccacctgtctgtcctcacctgtctctctccacctgtctgtcctcacctgtctctctccacccgtctctctccacctgtctgtccacacctgtctctctccacctgtctgtcctcacctgtctgtcctcacccgtctctctccacctgtctgtcctcacctgtctctctccacccgtctctctccacctgtctgtcctcacctgtctgtcctcacctgtctgtcctcacctgtctgtcctcacctgtctctctccacctgtctgtcctcacctgtctgtcctcacctgtctctctccacctgtccaGGTTGCGTTCCCTGTTGGAGAcggaggagcagcagctcctgcaggagatggaggagaagacgGAGACGTCGGTGGAGAGACAGGCGAAGATGAGAGAACGAGCTAAGAGcctgagggagaagagagagagagacaggcagcaGCTGGTCTCAGAGAAGATGGAGCAGCTCTTCAGGTAAACTCACCTGGTGGAGCACTTCCTCCTCAAcactttcacattaaaagcctcaCAGGCTGCCCATTAACATCCAGCTAGTATagtaagtacatttaaaaaaaaaaaacatactacatctcagagtacatattgtacttttaacaggactacatctcagagtacatattgtacttttaacaggactacatctcagagtacatattgtacttttaacaggactacatctcagagtacatattgtacttttaacaggactacatctcagagtacatattgtacttttaacaggactacatctcagagtacatattgtacttttaacagGACTACATCTCAGAGTACATATTGTACATAACATCAgagtacatattgtacttttaacaggactacatctcagagtacatattgtacttttaacaggactacatctcagagtatatattgtacttttaacaggactacatctcagagtacatattgtacttttaacagGACTACATATCAGAGTATATATTGAAgctacaaacatgatgatctcGTAGAATATGAGTCGTTGCTGTAGATGAAACTCAACAGGATATGAAGGAGTTACATGATGTACTGCAGTAAAGTATCCGGATACTTCCCGTCCCGTCAGAGAGCAGTGTGACGAGCTGAGGACGGTGGAGAGCCGACGGCGGGAGCAGCAGGTGTGTTTGGAGCGAGCGGCTCAGGTGAGCggccggcagcagcagcagcagcagcagcagcaggaggagaagctgtTCCAGGAGCTGTGGGAATCAGACCGCCGAGccaaagaggagagggaggccgAGCGGGAGGAGAGACGGCGGCAGAGGAACCGGCAGCAGCTGGAGGTCATCAGGGGTCAGatggaggaggcggagcttcaGAGACAGAAGTACCgagagctgagggaggaggagaaggagctcatggtctgtttattatttatttatttatttatttatttatttatttatttatttatttatttatttatttatttatttatatatttatttatttatttatgtatttatatattaatatgtttatatatttaagtatttatatatttatatatttatatgctatatttttatttatatattagatctttatatatttacatatttatttatatatttgtatattatatatttatatatttacttatttatttaattaatttattaattaatttattaattaatttattaatttatttattaattaattaatttattcattaatatgtttatatatttaagtatttatatatttatttatatatttatttatttattcatttatttattcattaatatgtttatatatttaagtatttatttatatatttatttatatatttatatacttatatatttatttatatatttatatgttatatatttatttatatatttatatgtttatttatttatgtatttatatattaatatgtttatatatttaagtatttatatatttatatgctatatttttatttatatattagatctttatatatttatatatttacatatttatttatatatttgtatattatatatttatttaattaattaatttatttattcattaatatgtttatatatttaagtatttatatatttatttatttatatatttatttacatatttatatgttatatatttatatgttatatatttatttatttatatatttatatgtttatttatttatttatttatttacacgcTCACGCTGCTTCTTACCTGAGAAACCGTTGCCCTCATGATGTTCTCTGATAGAAACctgttcatgtgttttcatggtTTCTATCAGAGTTCTCCCTTAAAGAACAGGAGGAGCTGTTTACACACATTAatgcacatgtaaacacattcatttcatGATCTTATAGTCATAAACTCAACTTTCTCAAACTGAATCGGTTGAATTCAGACAGCGAAATTGAAAAGTGAGGATTGACCAGATGTCTGTCCAATCAGGTGACAATCTGTCCGTCATGTGacccaaaaaaagacacattcagCCGAGCTGAAACCTCAGACGGTTTACATTTATGACTGAATCTGTTCATGTGGAGGTCTGAACTGGTTTCTGGTCTCTGGTGgtctcagctgtgtgtttcaTGAGGAAAGTCTGAGGGTCTCTGGTGgtctcagctgtgtgtttcaTGAGGAGGTCTGAACTGAACTGGTTTCTGGTCTCTGGTGGTCTGAACTGGTTTCTGGTCTCTGGTGGTCTTTCATGAGGAGGTCTGAACTGGTTTCTGGTCTCTGGTGgtctcagctgtgtgtttcaTGAGGAGGTCTGAACTGGTTTCTGGTCTCTGGTGgtctcagctgcagcagcaggagatgcAGCGGCTGCAGCAGCAGCGCAAGCAGCAGCGGACTCTTCAGGACCAGCGGACCCGGCGGCGGCAGCTGGATCAGGGTCTCCGTCTGAAGATGAGGCGTCTGtccagagagcagcaggacgAGCTGCAGCTGGACATGAACATCCTGCAGACGCTGCTGCAGCACGAAGTGGACGAGAAACAGGAAGCGGCTCAGAGGAAGGTAAAGAGAGGCGCACACGCTTTAGTCCGCCGAGGACTGGAGTAAAAGTAGTAACACCACAGTGTATTAATACTCTGTTATCAGTGAAAAGTACTTTACTTAAAGTgtcagaagtaaaagtactcataatgtTGGATCGCcctcacagaggaggaaaaactgacctttaattcatataaaataataataaataatgttaaataaatgttaccaCCTTTAAACTTATAGtactatatgtatgtatgtatgtggtACTACTGCATACTTTACAAATAAAGTCTGTAGTAACACAAAGTAGAAGCTTTAACATTAGAATTGGAACTAAGTAGAaccatatttaataaatatgatcatatgatcttttgtttgtaaaatcttaTGAAGTAACTACAGAAGGACAAAATAGCATAAAATCAAAATACTTGACTAAAGTACTGCAAAGTACAGCAAAACTGCAGTTATGTAGAGTACTTGAGTTTATGTGTTTAGTTACATTCCACAATGATTTTCActtttatacacatttatttaaaaatatctaaagAAAAATGGGAATTATAATtcacaaatatattcaaaaacaaaatgtatctaAAGGATAGTTACTCAAGTACTGTGGCTTCTAGTTCttttttgaggtacttttacttctggTACACTTTAACTCATTTATcggacagctttagttactgaTTACTTCTCATATTTTaccaaacaaacatgaaaataagatTCATTGTTTTAGATTTAATACAAAGTACTTGTTGACTTAACAGACGTAGTTGTGTTCAACCTCAACAAACTGGAAAAACTCCAGTAAAACCAGTAAAACTGCACCAACATGTCAGTACTGCAGTAAATGTAGTACATGTAGTTATCCATAGTGACCAGTAGAGGGCGTCAGAGTTCTGCTACACACCAGCGATCAGCTGATGGCTGCTGTTCCACCAGTATTGATCATAGACCAGCTGAGTATTGATCAGTATTTATTATAGATCAGCgagaaaactgaaatatgaaaatatattataatataatatattataatgtatgtttctgaaacagaggaagaaataaaatgtttatgaaaCAACAGGTTGAGTCAGGATGAATATTACAGGATCAATAATATTTactactgtataataataatatatagtaataataataactgtgtaTTGATAgtgaataaaagaagaaaggtTTTATGATTCAGATCAAACACACGTAATGTTTTAGcttcatgaataaatataactgcagagatgttttctctcatttacagaattatattaattaattattattattaatattacagtGAAGCTGCAGCTCTGTTTACATCAGATCagctgacaaataaataaataaacatttaaattagagaaaacacaaatgaccTCATCTGATCAACCAACCAGagttatgttaataataataaacatgtcatATATAACTCTTATATACATCCATCTTTTATCCTTCATCAATATGATCAGGAACTTCAGAtctattatcattatattagtgacttatattatattataatatatattatattatattatattatattatattatattatattatatttatatttaatttaattatattatattatattatataatgttatttttttttttttttttttattatatatatttttttattattttatattatattatattttattttattatatttaatttaattatattatataatattatcttttattattttttttattatatttttattatatttttattatttattttattattttatattatattatattttatattattgttttatattatatatacagtgatACAGTGATAAAGCAGACTCTGTTCCTTTCGAAGCAGCAACATAATTAaaccaaattaattaattttgcagtgaaatcattttaaacaactCCAAATATTAAAGAATGAATATATGAAGacgcttctctctctgttgttcaGGTGGAGCTGtgtgaggagcagaggaggtaCCGGCAGTATCTGTCTGAGGAGCTGCAGacgcagaggagggaggaggaggagacggagcagctgatggaggagaTGCTGAAGGAGGTCTGGACCAAAAGGGAGCAGCAGAGCCGACTGCAGAGAGAGGCCAGGAACAgactgatggaggaggtgatggaggccCGGAGGCTGCAGATCCAACACAAACGTGAGAGAACCAGAGTGGTGGAGCTCCTCTACTTCtgaatagtatatatataaatatattatatttactatCTTCATGTTGAGACTCAAAGCAGCCGTGGATGTAACTACTAACAGGTACCCTGATGTCTCCATAGAtctccattaaaacacacagtctCACATATAAGTACTAACCacagcaccaaatgtggattaatccgctgctgaaaatagtccccaacaagtCACTAACTCCTCCGTTTTCTTTGGTAGAACCTCATGTGAGATGTTTAAGGAGAAGACTGATGAAACCTCAtatctgtgtttacattcatttagatTAACCTCTAGTAGATTAAATGACAGTTAAAATCATTAACAATCATCAGACTGAcccttttctctgtgtgtgtgtatgtgtgtgtgtgtgtgtgtgtgtgtgtgtgtgtgtgtgtgtgtgtgtgtgtgtgtgtgtgtgtgtgtgtgtgtgtgtgtgtgtgtgtgtgtgtgtgtgtgtgtgtgtgtgtgtgtgtgtgttgcagtggaCCTGAACTTACAGAAACAAATGGAGCTTTCCAAAGAAAGAGACGAGATGAACAGAGCAGCGGAGGAAACGAAGCTGATGGACGACGAGGAGAAAAGAAGGTCAACAAACATCAAGGAGACATTTACCTCCATGTTTATCTCCATCATgtctctgtgacatcacatgtttatctccatcatgtctctgtgacatcacatgtttatctccatcatgtctctgtgacatcacatgtttatctccatcatcatcatgttcCATACATCACATGTTTATCTCCATCATgtctctgtgacatcacatgtttatctccatcatgtctctgtgacatcacatgtttatctccatcatgtctctgtgacatcacatgtttatctccatcatgtctctgtgacatcacatgTTTATCTCCTTCCTGACTGATCTGGTCTCTGTTGGTCCTCACAGACTGAAGCAGACCTCGGAGGCGTACCAGGCCGACCTGAAGGCTcagatgaagcagcagcagcagcttcggTTGGAGCAGAGAGCTCAGGCTGAGAAGGAGCACCAGCAGGGTCTGATCCTTCAGGATCTGTACGACCAGAGGAAGGAGGAGCTCCTGTCTCGGCCCACATCTCACACCACCGCCACCCATCCGTTCAGACGAGCTGAGGGATCCGCTTCTGCCTCCAGACTCCGCCTCACATAATCAACATGGAAGTAACACATCATTACTCTGATGTTCTTCAAAAAGCAgatcagaaaaataaatcaaggtcTGTGAGCTTTGAATTCAATCCTTTCAAAACACTGACATGTAAATACATCTTTACATCAAATCAAAGAGGACATGActcaataaaacaacatttaaataacagctTCTAGTCGTCAACATTTACACTCAAACATCGTTGTTCCAGAATCACAGAAGGTCACATGTTTGAcagaaagaatataaaaaacaataaaataatacattttatatatattctaattCACCAGGAAAAAGtgttttcatgatttaaaaGTCTTCCATAGAAAGTAATCTGAATAttatctctctgttttattAGACGCATTAACATGTTGGCCTGATGGTGGTGTTAGATGAGAGGTTCATCCTCAGGAGAACATGAATGATATTAACATCCATAGAGCTGCTCTCAATGTAATCAAAGTTCCTCCGTCTGCTCTTCTTGTtctgtgttaaaaatgtgttaatgtcactttatttcataaatattcTCAGATCTGTTTGTTGTGAagataaaaactttatttataaaagtagCTTGGAgtcgttttttgtttgttttactgtatttgttacAGAAACATCAACCAGTTTCATCAGGCTGTGTTGGTTGTGATGTATGTGATACGTAGCGTATCCTGAATACTTGTGGTACTTATACCTTAAAGTCGGGCGTCCTGAAGCTCGATGAGTAACCGTGTTTGCtgaaggtgaggaggaaaaacatgttGCATAAAGTGTTTGATTGTGAAATAATCATCTTGATCATCAGTGTTGGTTTGACTGATTTAGGAAGTCATGACTTCACAGACAACAAACCCtcagagacggaggaggaagtAACAGAACGTTAAACTACAAGTTGGAGGTACTTTACTGaagtggggcggctgtggcgtagtggagagcaaggtagttctccaatcagagggtcggtggttcgatacccggcttcggcagtcgatgtgtccttgggcaagacacttaaccccaagttgctcctgaaggccatcggtgtggactgatgatgaatgttagttagagtctgatggtggcaccttgatggtagcctgtcatcagtgtgtgaatgggtgaatgatatgtaacatactactgactgtaagtcgctttggagaaaagtgtctgctaaatgactgtaacgTAATGTATTTCCACCACCTGCTACGTGATACTTGTACTTCACTGATTCAGATtaagagaaacacacaacatgtgATACCAAACTGTATTAAAAGCTGTTAAACCAGTAATAAATAAGATGCGACTAATGATCATTTAATATCTAATACtttataaaatgtctttaaatctCTCATCAAACCTGAAGATGTTTAGTCGACTTACAGGTTGATATAAAAACTTGATTTACTGTGATCCATTAATCAGCTCAGATAATAATGTCTCAGTAATCCAATAATACTCAATAAGGATTTGACTCTAAAGTACATTTACCTGATAACTctcatcttcttttctttattaaatatctGGATaattcttcctcctcttcctccagaaaaacaaactttattttatgggtgtgttatttttcagtttCCTGAGAGAACtttataattatgataataataataataataattaaagacgTTTTGTATGACAGTTATTACAGGTGAGTAATTTCTTTGTCAAACTGATGAAGAGTGAAGTTCAACATGAGTCATGAACACATTTACAAACCGTTTTAAACCGACATGTTCATGtttgtatattaaatatgaataaagtgTTTGATAAAGATTCTTCAAAGGAGTTTCAATTCAAAATGTTCCGTACAAGGAGATGAagtgttaataaagttattttgaataGGAGACACCTTGAGCTGCGTTTCATGGAACTGTTGCACAATCAGCAAAAACATCATCATTACATCACACATGGATACGGAGAGGAAACAAAGTGAAGACACACTGATGGACAGACGGCTCtcatggcttttattttgtaggaagTGTCTTTACTCATATATGTTCTTTAGTTTATAGAAGGAGAACAAAACGCTGTTCAAAGAGACAAAGGTCCTCTGAAGAAGAAACCAGCTGGAAGCTCAGATTTaaagtttcacaataaaagcatcccAGAATAAGCTGCACTTAACTTTAGAGTTAGAActaatcacagtttaaacctcttcaatcaatactgatcaataatcaagcTCATTAGTTCTTCAGGATTCTTCTGTCATGTGACCCAAACTGTCCCCCTGGTGTCCAGAGGACATCGTCTCTGTTA from Anoplopoma fimbria isolate UVic2021 breed Golden Eagle Sablefish chromosome 14, Afim_UVic_2022, whole genome shotgun sequence encodes the following:
- the cfap53 gene encoding cilia- and flagella-associated protein 53, which codes for MFYFCVKQRAKFPSSRPADQLILDRQKQDAVRDQVLDFTKNQQSWDIKTSWLKSSDRRFLRGTVQRRVQTALNQQEVHMDERRDRLRSLLETEEQQLLQEMEEKTETSVERQAKMRERAKSLREKRERDRQQLVSEKMEQLFREQCDELRTVESRRREQQVCLERAAQVSGRQQQQQQQQQEEKLFQELWESDRRAKEEREAEREERRRQRNRQQLEVIRGQMEEAELQRQKYRELREEEKELMLQQQEMQRLQQQRKQQRTLQDQRTRRRQLDQGLRLKMRRLSREQQDELQLDMNILQTLLQHEVDEKQEAAQRKVELCEEQRRYRQYLSEELQTQRREEEETEQLMEEMLKEVWTKREQQSRLQREARNRLMEEVMEARRLQIQHKLDLNLQKQMELSKERDEMNRAAEETKLMDDEEKRRLKQTSEAYQADLKAQMKQQQQLRLEQRAQAEKEHQQGLILQDLYDQRKEELLSRPTSHTTATHPFRRAEGSASASRLRLT